The [Pantoea] beijingensis genomic sequence CACGCATCTGGATAATGTGGAAGTGATAGGTTTTAGCGATCTGATGGCTAACTTTGCCAGATCGCAAAATGCCAATATATTAGTACGTGGTTTGCGTGCGGTATCCGATTTTGAATACGAATTGCAGTTAGCCCATATGAATCGGCACTTGCTCCCCACGCTGGAAAGCGTATTTCTGATGCCGTCAGAAAAGTTCTCCTTTATTTCCTCTTCGCTGGTGAAAGAGGTTGCGCGTCATCAGGGGGATGTGACTCCCTTTTTACCACCTGCGGTCTATCGCGCTTTGATGGCTAAGTTATAAAGCATGGTCAGTTGCCCCCTGCCTGTTATTTCTGGCAGCGGCGGCAGAAAAATGTGCTACGTTGTCCATGCTTTGCGCTCTCAATCAGCGTAGCGCAAACGCGGCAAGGTTCCCCGACTCGGCCATAAACCTGTAGCTCTTGCGCAAAATAGCCTGGCTTACCATCGCTTTGTAAAAAATCACGCAGCGTGGTGCCGCCCTGTTCAATAGAGCGTAATAATACCGCTTTAATCGTTTCTACCAGCAATTCGGCCTCGGCAAACGTCAAAGACATTGCCGGGCGATCGGGCAATATCCCGGCAGCAAATAGTGATTCGCTGGCATAAATGTTTCCGACACCCACCACCAGCTTATTATCCATAATCCATTGCTTAATCGCGGTACGCTTAGTGCATGATTTTGCAAACAGATATTCGCCGGTAAATGTATCGCTAAGTGGCTCAGGCCCTAAATGCGCCAGTACATTGCTGGCCGCTGGATTGATGCTCCATAGCCAGGCACCAAAACGACGAGGATCGGTGTAACGCAACACCTTGCCATTACTCATGACTAAATCCACATGATCATGCTTAGCAGCGGGCATATCCTCAGGTAATACACGAAGGCTACCAGACATACCTAAATGGATAATAATCCAGCCAGTTGGTAACTCCAGCAGCAGATATTTAGCACGCCGCTGCACACTTAACACCTGCTGATCGCTGAGCGTGTGAATCTCCCGGGACACCGGCCAACGCAGGCGCGCATTGCGCACCACCGCATGCAGAATGGTTTCACCAAGCA encodes the following:
- the coaD gene encoding pantetheine-phosphate adenylyltransferase, coding for MLKRSIYPGTFDPFTNGHLDIVTRASALFDVVILAIAASPSKKPLFTLDERVALAQQATTHLDNVEVIGFSDLMANFARSQNANILVRGLRAVSDFEYELQLAHMNRHLLPTLESVFLMPSEKFSFISSSLVKEVARHQGDVTPFLPPAVYRALMAKL
- the mutM gene encoding bifunctional DNA-formamidopyrimidine glycosylase/DNA-(apurinic or apyrimidinic site) lyase, translated to MPELPEVETSRRGIEPHLLGETILHAVVRNARLRWPVSREIHTLSDQQVLSVQRRAKYLLLELPTGWIIIHLGMSGSLRVLPEDMPAAKHDHVDLVMSNGKVLRYTDPRRFGAWLWSINPAASNVLAHLGPEPLSDTFTGEYLFAKSCTKRTAIKQWIMDNKLVVGVGNIYASESLFAAGILPDRPAMSLTFAEAELLVETIKAVLLRSIEQGGTTLRDFLQSDGKPGYFAQELQVYGRVGEPCRVCATLIESAKHGQRSTFFCRRCQK